CCATATCCTCTTCTCCTATGAATAGAAATATTGGAAAATAACAGTTGATCCCCTTTACAACGCTAAGTAACGGTCGCCTTAAGAcataaacgaaaagaaaattaaaaacgtgtctaatttttttatcttcttcttcttcttctacaggTCATCACGTCATTTATACCATACCTGTACCTTACCACTACGACGCCGGatacgctggtggtggtggtggatatcatggcggaggtggtggtggaggtggtggaggtggcggtatAGGTGGAGGCGGTCATGTTGGGGGTGGctatggtggaggaggaggatatggaggTGGAGATATTGGCGTAGAgatatatggaggaggaggaggaggagtggaagactATGCTggaggaggatatggaggagatataataagaggaggaggaggaggaggaggaggaggaggaggaggacacagcaGCTATAGCAGTTACATGTCACGGGTTGATGAGATATCcagcaaaagaagaaggaggaggaggaggagacatactacccttccttctccagCTGACGACCTCCAACTcctccaggtgagagagagagagagagagagagagagagagagagagagagagagagagagagagagagagagagagagagttattcctGTCCCCTCCCAAatgtcattccttcctccctatccCTTCCGTCattatcttcccttcatttcttactCTATTAGCAGACGGAGGCGCAGAAGAAGTACTTCGAGGAGGTGCGGGCTGTGGACTCATCCCGCTGCGGCCACAGAATGGTATGTGAGGTGGCTGCCCGCGCCGCTAAGGGCCTCTCACTACTGCCGGAGGAAATATTCATCCTGAAGGTGTTGTGGTGAGTGACTAtcatagcagtagtaattgttgttatagtagtagtagaaggagcagcagaagtagtagtttaTAGCATTGAAAACCAGTATCACCCCAGTTACCTACTCGCATCCTCTTTCAGGcaccagcaggagcagcagaaggGGCAGGGCGGCGCCAGGGAGGAGTACGAGGCAGCAACACAGACAGGTTACCGAGGGACCTCCTGCAGCGCCACCTACAGCAGCTGCCCCTACTCGGCTCGGCAACTAATGGCAGTGGTGAACGTGATTTCGACTCaactgcaggaggaagagagaagataggggaggtgatggaggaggaagagagggagataaaaggtGTAGTGAAGATGAGAGATCGCATGAGTgttaatcttttctcttcctatacATAGTTCTAGAAGGATataggaggcaggagggagggaggaggaagtggttaAGGAGATATATGGAGGATGCTGTGTTActttatcccctcctcctcctcctcctccttcttcagtctggagagagagagagagagagagagagagagagagagagagagagagagagagagagagagagagagagagctgccctGCAAATATAAAAGAAACGAGCGAAGAATGTGGTAGGATGATGCAGagtaaattaaagaaaggaacaagaaaagaaggagagagggagggaaagaaattaagagagaaaTTTGAAAGAAATACTCAGCCTCTGATGCACTTAAATATAATGCCATGAATTAAAAAAATGGCCTTAAATAATTATTGCACTCTTGCTTGAATCCTTTTGTTAGTGATCgccttatttcttttatttttgttttgtttctgtttgttaCTGGTCATCATGACTCGCCGTTGTTATTCATGTCCTTGTTGTATTATATGTTTCCTGTAACAGAATTGTGTTATTTCATGTagatcctttctttccttcatttatattaTGATGCATGAACAAGTTAATAGGTTAACTGGGAATCTGGTAGAGGTGTTTAAGTGGCACAGGTGATATAACAAGGCGAGCTAAGTAAAATTCTCATGGTCAGAATcagaataggacaagaaataatgggttcaaacttaatagaataaaaaaatagtattggttttcaaatagaaagacagatgaatggaatgggctCAGTTATTAaattgttagtgccgagtcattaaggagcttcataaaaagattagatacattttaaggatgaagatgaaaagtggaaataggtatacTTACGTTTAATACAGGGACTGCAACTCGTAGGTTTGACAGATTCTTACAaattcccttattttctaatgttcttatgtaagtGAGGTGCCTGATTTCGTCATTCACGTTATGATGAAAAAGAGATTAATATATATAACGTTTTTATTACTGTATTAATGTATTAAGACTGTGGCAAAACAATACACATGTATGCATCCAGTTTTGTGACTGGAAATAGTTGGGCTTGACCCTGATGAATGAAATGGGTGTGAAGGGATAACGAGCCTGGAATGTTcataacaaaggagaaaaaaaacaatttagTGCATATATAATAATTTATAGTTTGAAAAATATTATTTAATAAATAGGTgatataaaaacatttaaaaagaaTACCATGTAACATAAAATATCGACATAAACATGTGGAGTGGCAGCGCGCCGTCgacctttttcttgttttgaccGCCGGCCTGAGCGGGGCGGCGTGACAGTATTCCTGCCTCCAGCCCTAGTTGAAGGCCTGCAGCTGCCCATCCTTTGCTTTTTTCGTCCCTTGCATTCCTACACATACAAGTAAGTCCTTCCCGGGTCGTGAAGGTTGTGGCGAAGGGCGCAAAACAGGAGCCAGACGGGGTGGTATCTGTGGCTAGTGCTGTCACTGTTGTGAAGGCCGAGGCGAGGCAGTGGGGGATTCCCTTGTCATTTAGAACAGGCCTGGCAACCCAGTGACAGTCACGTGGTTATAATTTGAAACACCTCCCAATAAGTTTTGCGTTGATTACCCTTTCTcgtaattacattttttttttttcaattgttcAGTTTTGCCTATCCCGCGTATTGTTTCAGTAAACAGCATCCTAGAGATTGTGAATCTATACCtatttcatataaaaaaatatattgttcaAATTTGTGGTTTCATATGATATTTAGGCGTGTCATCTGTTTCTCAGTGCACAACAAGCACAGCATGACTGGGGACCCGCTGGACAAGCAGAATTTCACGAGTAAGAAAGCAGATGCATTCTGGAGTGGCGCTTTACGTCATGCTAAATAACATATTAATTGCATGATAGTTGCTTAGCAGCATGATTATGAGAGACATTTCAAAACTAAATCAAACACCACGTTTGACCTTTGAACCAGGGTGGCCTAGAAGCCGCCTTAGAGGTGCTGACAGCAGTCTGTCCATTTCTTGGCTGCGTCTCAGTCTTATTTATGTAACAGTAAAAGCCATTTTAAGTGaaattttactttgtttttgtttcctggGATTTTATATTTTAACCTCTTAAGCTGAGGCACCTCCCTCAAAATTGCATTAACCACAAGAGGGCATGTCTCAACTCACCTATGGCTGCTGAGAGACAGACAGTGTAAGCACAGTCGAGATGAAACTTTGAAGAGTAATAGATGAATCTGTTACAGATACTAGTGAGTTGTTGGCAGAAGTAGATTGATCAGAATTTAATGATACTGTTGTTTCACTGAACTCCATCTTGACTGGCAAATCCAACACAAAAGGTCATTGAGTATGGTTACATTGATGTGTGACACAAATATACCAAATCTCCAAAATTTAGTGTTATTTTCTGATGGCTGATGCATGTTTCAAAATTTTCTAAGTAGTGATGTAAGACATGGGGATGGCCACACCTGTGTGGTGTGTATTGTCTAACTGTAGCAACACCAGAAAATTTGTATTATGAGGTATAGTCACAGTTTAGTAGCAGCTGCTGTGTGTTACACATTTTCTGTATTACTGAAAGTTAACATATTGGTTTTAATCAATAATTGCTTCTGGTTACTGCTCCTTTTTTTGCTGACAAAGTACTGTCTTGGTAAGCTATATTTTACAGATACTAAACTCTCACTTACTTATTTCCTTGCATGTGCAGTTCTTGTCATTCCTTGTTGAACTGAGTTGTCATATTTATGTTTGGTATCCAGGGAACAAAGCTTCTTGTGAGGGAGCTAGTCATGGTGAAGTTTGACGTAATTTGAAAATAAATACCTTAGCTGTTTGCTTGTTAGAAGATTGTTATATGGCTGTTAGGGGACTTAGCATGGCAGTTGCAGAATATTTTATAGCAAAGTTCAGGTGAGATGTCAAGAGTTGCAGAGGAGGCTGTCAAAAACCAAGGccatatattaaaaaagaaaagaaaaaaaagttatgttgcTTAGAAATGGTTATCATATCAATTCAAATACTTGAAAATTTATCAAATTAAAATGGTGCCATCTTGAAGACAAAAGATATGGTTAACAAAATGTTATTGTATatttatgttcttgtttttggttgTTTTAGTTGTTACAATAATTAAATACATCACAATTTGTTTTATGCTGTTGTGATCTGTTAGCTGAGAATGTTAAAACAGGACCTTTTTGTGGTCAAAGCTGACAAGAAAAGGGAGATTACTGAGTAAAAAACACTAGGTAATTTGACTGGAATTTTGTTGCTCATCAAAATTTTAGATTTAATGAACTTAATATCATATACAAAAGGAGAATACATTTGAGGTATCATATTTAAAAGGAGAATACATTTGCAGGCTTAGAAACCTAATCAATACTTCATAGTTAAATATTCTTAATTTGTCACAAGAAGCTCCATTTAGCTTATTGTGTCTTGTTTTAAgctttgtagttttatttaccTTGGACTGAAGCTTGTATCATTGGATTTTTGTgctcataaaaagaaaatagttccTAATTTACTCATCTCATACCATTGGTTCTTGTATATTGGATGCTTACATAACGGGAACTCCTGTATTCTTACCatactctctttcctctcctccaggcAAGATGAAGAGCTGGGAGGTTCGCGAGGCCTTCCTGGACTACTTCCGTAAGGAGCGTGCTCACACCTACTATCACAGCTCCTCAACGGTGCCCCATGAGGACCCCACGTTGCTCTTCGCTAATGCGGGCATGAACCAGTTCAAGGCCATCTTTGTGGGATCAGTGGAACCTAGCAGTCCCTTAGCAGGCCTGGTGCGAGTGGTCAACTCCCAGAAGTGTATTCGAGCTGGTGGGAAGCACAATGACCTGGACGATGTGGGTAAGGACGTCTACCACCACACATTCTTTGAGATGTTGGGCAACTGGTCCTTTGGGGACTACTTCAAGAAGGAGGTGTGTACTTGGGCCTGGGAGTTGCTGGTGGATCGATTCCATCTCCCAAAGGACCGGCTGTATGTAACTTACTTTGGTGGCAGCCCTGACCAGGGCCTGGAGCCCGATCTGGAGTGCCGTCAGATCTGGCTTGATCTCGGCATTGCAGCAGAGCGTATCCTACCTGGCAGTATGAAAGATAATTTCTGGGAAATGGGGGAAACAGGGCCTTGTGGGCCGTGCTCTGAGATCCACTTTGATCGCATAGGTGGCCGTGATGCTGCTCACCTGGTTAATGAGGATGACCCAGATGTACTGGAGATCTGGAACCTGGTTTTCATGCAGTACAATCGTGAGACTGACGGCACCCTGCGCAGCTTGCCTAGGAAGCACATTGACTGTGGGATGGGGCTGGAACGACTTGTGTCAATATTACAGGGCAAGACTTCCAACTATGACACTGACCTCTTCACACCCATCTTTGCAGCCATCCAGGAATTGGCTGGCTGTGAGCCATATAAAGGGAGAGTGGGTGATGCAGACACTAATGGTGTGGACATGGCATACCGTGTGGTGGCTGACCACTTGCGCACCCTGACAGTTGCCCTGAGTGATGGTGGGATGCCGGACAATACGGGGCGTGGGTACGTACTGCGGCGGATCCTGCGTCGTGCCGTACGTTATGCTACAGAGAAATTGGGTATGCGGCCAGGCGTGCTGAGCACCTTGattgatgtggtggtggcgctgcttGGGAAGGCTTTCCCTGAGGTGACTCGTGACCCTCAGGCACTGAAAGATGTGattgatgaagaggagaggcagtTTCTGCGGACACTGGTGCGAGGCCAGAGGGTACTAGAACGTGCTGTGAAGCACTTAGGGAATGCAGGTGGCAGTAGCGTGGTACCAGGTGAGGTTGTGTGGCGCCTGTATGACACTTATGGCTTCCCTCCTGATTTGACACGTCTCATGGCTGAGGAGCGAGGCTTAGGTGTGGATGAAACAGCCTTTGAGGAGTGCCGGCAGGCAGCTCAGGAACGTTCCCGTGGGGGTCAGGCAGGCCAGGATGATGTTTGTCGCCTCAACGTGCACGCCATTGATGAGCTGCAGGGCCGTGGCATTGCCTTCACTGATGACGCCcctaaatacaaatacaaagccGGCCCTGTCCAAGAAGCAGAGTACTTCTTTGATCCATGCAAGGGCCGCGTGGTGGCCATCCGATTTGAGGGCCGATTTGTGGATGCTGCAACCTCAGGACAGCGCTGTGGCATTGTACTGGATCGAACCAACTTTTATGCTGAGAGTGGTGGGCAAGAACATGATGAAGGCTTCATGACAAAGGTAGATGACCCTGAGACAGAGTTTAaggtggaggatgtggaggcCCGTGGCGGCTACGTGTGTCACCTAGGCATGGTTGAAGGTAACTTGAAGGTGGGTGACGAGATGACCTTGTCCCTTGATACTCACCGCCGCCGACACCTTATGAACAACCACACAGGGACCCATATCCTAAACTATGCCTTACGGCAAGTGCTCACCGCTGAAGCAGACCAGCGAGGCTCCTTGGTGGCTCCAGATCGCTTGCGCTTTGACTTCACAAGTCGTGGTGCGTTGACCTGTGAGGAAGTGCGCTGTGTGGAGGAAGTGGCCCGTGCCATGATAGAGAAGAACCAGCCTGTGTTTGCCAAGACAGCCCCACTTGCTGTGGCAAAAAGCATTCAGGGTCTGCGTGCTGTGTTTGGGGAAGTGTACCCTGATCCAGTGCGGGTGGTATCCGTGGGCGTATCCGTGGAGCAACTGGAGGCTGACCCTCACGGACCTGCCGGAGCTTCCACTAGCGTAGAGTTCTGTGGTGGCACACATTTATTGCAGGCAGGCCATGCAGGGGATCTGCTCATTGTGAGTGAGGAAGCAATTGCCAAGGGCATTCGACGGGTGGTGGCTGTGACTGGCCCCGAGGCTGTCCGTGCTCTTGCCCGTGCTGCACTCCTGCAGGAAGAGATTAGCAGCCTGAAGGTGCGGGTGGAGGCAGAGCGACCGCCGCTGCGTGAGGTGGTGCGGCAGGTGACTGCATTGCTGGACCAGGTCAACACTGCCCAGATCCAACACTGGCGGCGAGAGGAGCTGCGCCGCCAGCTGGAACTCATCAAGCGGGTCGAAGCGGATGCTGAGCGAGCCCGCAAGGCTGCCATCTCAAAGCAGGCTGTGCAGGCCACCCGTGAACTGCTGGCCTCCAACCCTGATGTGGCATACATAGTGGTAGAGTTGCCGGCATTTGCTCAGAATAAGGTGCTGAATGATGCTCTGAAAGAGTTGCGTGGTGGTCCTCCGGCTCTTTTCCTCAGTGCTGACCCTGATGCTGGCAAGATTCTGGCCATGGCAGCAGTTTCCTCGAAGGATGTGGCCCGTGGCTTGAAGGCTAATGAATGGGTGAAGCATTTGGAGCCTTTGCTGTCTGGCCGTGGTGGAGGAAAGCCAGAGTCTGCACAGGTGAGTGGCTCAAAGGTAGCTGCTATGCCTGAGGCGCTGAAGATGGCACACAGCTTTGCTCAAGAGAAGCTGGGCTGTGCTCCAGTCACATTAGAGCTACCTGCTGCAGCCCTGGAGAAGGCTGCCAATGCTGCCAATGCTGCCCCACGTCAAAAGCCCGAAGGCTATGAAGATGCATTCCGACCTACTACAAGTGTGCCTCTGCTCTATGGGGCATCGAGCAGTGTGCTGTCCCTGCCAGCAGTGATAGCAGCTCAGTTTGCTGACATCAAGTTAAAGATGGTGGACAAATTCCAGATGGGTGTCAGCAATACCAAGCCACAGTACATAGACCTGTTTGGGCGAGAAACTGTGCCTAGCCTGCTGCTGCCTGAGGGCTCCACCATCACGGGTAGTATGGGTGCTACCTGGTTCTTGGCTTCTGATGCCATGCGGGGCCACGACCCCATAGGCCAGGCACAGGTCCTGGCCTGGATGACCACGGCAGAGTCCCATCTTTTGCCACTGGTTGCTGCTGCCCTGGGGAAGCAGGGTGGGGCCAAAGGTGCACAGAAAAGTCTGGACCAGGAGCTGCGGCACATGGAGGCTTATCTGCTGCACCACACTTACCTGGCTGGAGAGCGGCTTAGTCTGGCTGATGTGTACGTGTTCTCCGTCCTGGCACCTGCTGTCAAGGGTGGCCTGGTGGCCGGGGGTCGTGATGGTCTGCCTGCTGTGATGCGCTGGTACAAGACTATATTAAATCAACCCAAGTTATATGATCTCCCTGTTGTGCAGGCAGCTGGCCCCCCTAAGCCTGCATACTAAATGCCCATCTGGAGTAGGCTGCCATGTCCTGGGAATTGAACTGAGGCTTTattgggattattattattattgttattattactattattattattattattattattattattattattattattattattattattattattattattattaagatcatcatcatcatcattgtgaaCTGCTCAGGCATCTTAATTTTTGTTATGGGTGATGTGGCTGCATTTCTACTCAGATGTTGACCTAAACTTTAATCCTGTAACATCATCTTCCTGGGGGAAGAAGAGGTCATGAGGGTGTTATTTTGTATTGCTATTAAAGGGTGGCTACCTTACTGTGTGTTACTTCCCTGAGATGCTAATGGTAGAACAGTAACAAATCATTAATTTGCAAGATTACTTTCCACTGGTGCAGAGAGGCTGTTGTACATATCTCCAGAGAGAGGAGCCAGTGTCATCCCAGTGAGATGTGGATTAGTTGAGTTGTGTGCCTGGCCTGCTGCCTCAATCCTCAAAACACAGCATCAGCAGTGATTCTAGGCAGATTATGCATTAGTCAACTGGTATTTAGCTGCAGCCCAGGTATGTTACATATGAAActtaatttcttattttataatGCTCTCTGAGACCACAAGTTTATTATCCTGAAGTAACATTCTTTCTGTAATGTCTATTGCAGAGAACTAGCATTCAAGTAGTGAATTAATACTGGCCTTATAACTAGTACTACTGTAGTGTAGGATGTTTATTTCTTACCTGGTGTTTCCCagtgttttatttatgcttACTGGATTTAAGCATATTTTGTCCCAAGCTTTCAGTTGAGTAAATTTGAATTTCCAGATGGACAGTTCTTGGGTCATGGGCCATGTGAGTGTTTCTTGATTTCAAGAGAATGTTACCAGTTGAGGCAGAAGGACAGTTGGACAGACAGGACTACAGGGCACCTGACTGTACTGTGACACCATCCACTGCTGCTTAGTAGTGGCAGTGTCAGGTGAGACTTTATCTTGGGGTAGTGGATAGTATTAAAGGCATTTATTGTTTCCATCTTTTTTAATTGGGTGTTTTGTATTGGTACTGTTAAATGGTTCAATGGTGGTAGTGTCTTACTTTAATGCAGGAAGTCCTGGGTCTGAAACTGACTTTGTAGTTGAGATTGGTCTTGGGTGGCTGCCAACTTCTATGCTCACTAAACCTTAAATGGCTACTGGTAACCAATCATCACATTGCCTATGCTCCTTTGAGTATGGTGCACTTTAACCTTTAAAATTCTGAGTTAATGGGTAGTATTCAGTATCGATTACTTTCTCAGTGCTTTACTCGTTCTTGCTTTTAGTTTCCTGTACAAGTAACCTCTAAATAGCCTTGTCCTTACCTCATGGTATATGAAAGTGAAAGCTCTTCAGGTCAGGTATTTTGTTTTGAtggcatttattttttccccactgCTTTTACCAATGAAATATTTCCCCACATATTCTCATTTTAGCTGTGTTTCACTGAACTTCACTTGTTTTCTAGTATAGTCATCCTGATTTGCATGAAAGTAGCTCAGATATATTACTTTTGAAGTACCTGTTTTTAATAATTGCCTCTGGAATCTCTTGATTACTGGaaaaattttgattttttagtGAATAATTTGTATAACTACTACTCTGATTCATTGAGATATATGGCAGTAGTGTCTTCACTCTTACATTTACACATTAGCTTGACATGAGTAATAGGAATTATGTAGATGAGTCACTTACATGTAACTGTTGGTCATCAGTCATCTCATAAACTTGCATTTTTCAGATGACGTGTTACCTTTGCTGGTGACGGCTCCTGTAGCACTGGCACACAATGATGGAAGCACTGGGTCATCAGCTACTTATATTCCAGGTCTTAAGATTACAGATGTGTTGGATGGTACTGTGCAAGTTATACATGAAGGTAATAAGGATCTCAAGCTTCATATTCTTTGGCAATGAGTTTGATGTAATGACTAGAGTGGGATTAAGCAGTAGGCTGAGACT
This genomic window from Scylla paramamosain isolate STU-SP2022 chromosome 33, ASM3559412v1, whole genome shotgun sequence contains:
- the LOC135089685 gene encoding uncharacterized protein LOC135089685 isoform X2; translated protein: MSRVDEISSKRRRRRRRRHTTLPSPADDLQLLQTEAQKKYFEEVRAVDSSRCGHRMVCEVAARAAKGLSLLPEEIFILKVLWHQQEQQKGQGGAREEYEAATQTGYRGTSCSATYSSCPYSARQLMAVVNVISTQLQEEERR
- the LOC135089685 gene encoding uncharacterized protein LOC135089685 isoform X1, translating into MSRVDEISSKRRRRRRRRHTTLPSPADDLQLLQQTEAQKKYFEEVRAVDSSRCGHRMVCEVAARAAKGLSLLPEEIFILKVLWHQQEQQKGQGGAREEYEAATQTGYRGTSCSATYSSCPYSARQLMAVVNVISTQLQEEERR
- the LOC135089686 gene encoding alanine--tRNA ligase, cytoplasmic-like isoform X1, which gives rise to MHNKHSMTGDPLDKQNFTSKMKSWEVREAFLDYFRKERAHTYYHSSSTVPHEDPTLLFANAGMNQFKAIFVGSVEPSSPLAGLVRVVNSQKCIRAGGKHNDLDDVGKDVYHHTFFEMLGNWSFGDYFKKEVCTWAWELLVDRFHLPKDRLYVTYFGGSPDQGLEPDLECRQIWLDLGIAAERILPGSMKDNFWEMGETGPCGPCSEIHFDRIGGRDAAHLVNEDDPDVLEIWNLVFMQYNRETDGTLRSLPRKHIDCGMGLERLVSILQGKTSNYDTDLFTPIFAAIQELAGCEPYKGRVGDADTNGVDMAYRVVADHLRTLTVALSDGGMPDNTGRGYVLRRILRRAVRYATEKLGMRPGVLSTLIDVVVALLGKAFPEVTRDPQALKDVIDEEERQFLRTLVRGQRVLERAVKHLGNAGGSSVVPGEVVWRLYDTYGFPPDLTRLMAEERGLGVDETAFEECRQAAQERSRGGQAGQDDVCRLNVHAIDELQGRGIAFTDDAPKYKYKAGPVQEAEYFFDPCKGRVVAIRFEGRFVDAATSGQRCGIVLDRTNFYAESGGQEHDEGFMTKVDDPETEFKVEDVEARGGYVCHLGMVEGNLKVGDEMTLSLDTHRRRHLMNNHTGTHILNYALRQVLTAEADQRGSLVAPDRLRFDFTSRGALTCEEVRCVEEVARAMIEKNQPVFAKTAPLAVAKSIQGLRAVFGEVYPDPVRVVSVGVSVEQLEADPHGPAGASTSVEFCGGTHLLQAGHAGDLLIVSEEAIAKGIRRVVAVTGPEAVRALARAALLQEEISSLKVRVEAERPPLREVVRQVTALLDQVNTAQIQHWRREELRRQLELIKRVEADAERARKAAISKQAVQATRELLASNPDVAYIVVELPAFAQNKVLNDALKELRGGPPALFLSADPDAGKILAMAAVSSKDVARGLKANEWVKHLEPLLSGRGGGKPESAQVSGSKVAAMPEALKMAHSFAQEKLGCAPVTLELPAAALEKAANAANAAPRQKPEGYEDAFRPTTSVPLLYGASSSVLSLPAVIAAQFADIKLKMVDKFQMGVSNTKPQYIDLFGRETVPSLLLPEGSTITGSMGATWFLASDAMRGHDPIGQAQVLAWMTTAESHLLPLVAAALGKQGGAKGAQKSLDQELRHMEAYLLHHTYLAGERLSLADVYVFSVLAPAVKGGLVAGGRDGLPAVMRWYKTILNQPKLYDLPVVQAAGPPKPAY
- the LOC135089686 gene encoding alanine--tRNA ligase, cytoplasmic-like isoform X2 → MKSWEVREAFLDYFRKERAHTYYHSSSTVPHEDPTLLFANAGMNQFKAIFVGSVEPSSPLAGLVRVVNSQKCIRAGGKHNDLDDVGKDVYHHTFFEMLGNWSFGDYFKKEVCTWAWELLVDRFHLPKDRLYVTYFGGSPDQGLEPDLECRQIWLDLGIAAERILPGSMKDNFWEMGETGPCGPCSEIHFDRIGGRDAAHLVNEDDPDVLEIWNLVFMQYNRETDGTLRSLPRKHIDCGMGLERLVSILQGKTSNYDTDLFTPIFAAIQELAGCEPYKGRVGDADTNGVDMAYRVVADHLRTLTVALSDGGMPDNTGRGYVLRRILRRAVRYATEKLGMRPGVLSTLIDVVVALLGKAFPEVTRDPQALKDVIDEEERQFLRTLVRGQRVLERAVKHLGNAGGSSVVPGEVVWRLYDTYGFPPDLTRLMAEERGLGVDETAFEECRQAAQERSRGGQAGQDDVCRLNVHAIDELQGRGIAFTDDAPKYKYKAGPVQEAEYFFDPCKGRVVAIRFEGRFVDAATSGQRCGIVLDRTNFYAESGGQEHDEGFMTKVDDPETEFKVEDVEARGGYVCHLGMVEGNLKVGDEMTLSLDTHRRRHLMNNHTGTHILNYALRQVLTAEADQRGSLVAPDRLRFDFTSRGALTCEEVRCVEEVARAMIEKNQPVFAKTAPLAVAKSIQGLRAVFGEVYPDPVRVVSVGVSVEQLEADPHGPAGASTSVEFCGGTHLLQAGHAGDLLIVSEEAIAKGIRRVVAVTGPEAVRALARAALLQEEISSLKVRVEAERPPLREVVRQVTALLDQVNTAQIQHWRREELRRQLELIKRVEADAERARKAAISKQAVQATRELLASNPDVAYIVVELPAFAQNKVLNDALKELRGGPPALFLSADPDAGKILAMAAVSSKDVARGLKANEWVKHLEPLLSGRGGGKPESAQVSGSKVAAMPEALKMAHSFAQEKLGCAPVTLELPAAALEKAANAANAAPRQKPEGYEDAFRPTTSVPLLYGASSSVLSLPAVIAAQFADIKLKMVDKFQMGVSNTKPQYIDLFGRETVPSLLLPEGSTITGSMGATWFLASDAMRGHDPIGQAQVLAWMTTAESHLLPLVAAALGKQGGAKGAQKSLDQELRHMEAYLLHHTYLAGERLSLADVYVFSVLAPAVKGGLVAGGRDGLPAVMRWYKTILNQPKLYDLPVVQAAGPPKPAY